The Deltaproteobacteria bacterium genome segment GCAGACAAAAATGCGATATTTCAGAGGTTCCATAAAAGATTACTTTATTAAACCAATTTTTTTCTGTCTACTCCCTTATGTCTTATCCAGGCTGTTGAGAAAGTTCCAGATGCAAGGCGCCCGCAAGGCCGCAACCGGAGCGTACACGTAAGTACGTGAGGATTGCGGCCGTAGCGGGCAACGAAGCAGATGGGACTTTGTCAACAGCCTTGGGATCCCGTCCGTAACTTGTCGATTAGCCGCCCCATATCCTCCGGAATCGGCGCCGTTATTTTCAGCCATTTACGCGTCACCGGATGCTCGAATTCGATCCTCCAGGCGTGGAGGGCTTGTCTTTTAATTGAAGATTGACGATTGACGATTGACGATTTTTCCTTTGGAATTTGGTCCGCCTCAGGCGGATTGGAATTTGGAATTTTGTCGGCCCCCCTATACAATTTATCCCCCACCACCGGATATCCCATCTCACTCATATGGATGCGAATCTGATGCGTCCGCCCCGTTCCGAGCCGCACCTCCAGCAGGGTGGCGTCGTCATAGCGCTCTTTCACGCGAAATAAAGTGACGCTCTCTTTCCCTTCCCGCGAGATCCGCCCCTTTTTTCCCCCTTCAAACCGCCCTTTTTCAATCGCCCCGCGGATCACCCCTTCTTCCCTTTCCACCCTCCCTTCCACCACGGCGAGATATATTTTTCTTATTCTCCTTCCGCGAAACTGGTCGGCCAGGATGTTGGCCATCTTCTTTTTGGTGAAAATGATGACACCGGAGGTTTCCTTGTCGAGGCGGTGCATCTGGCCCAGATAGGGATAAAACTTTTTTTGCGGCGAGGTCCGCTTGAGATAGGCATTCACCTGTGCCACGTACGAGTCGTAGTCCACAAACGGCGGCTTGTCGCAGGCGAGCAGGTATGGGTCTTCGTGGAGCACCTTGACGAAATGATATTTGGAAAGCGCAGGGAGAGAGGGGTAGTCGGCTTTTTCGGGGCGAAATTCGACGCGGTCGTTTGGTTTTAAATTCCATTTGGAAATAAAAACCTGTCTTCCGTTGACAAAAACCCTTTTTTTGTCGATCGCCTGCTTGATCT includes the following:
- a CDS encoding RluA family pseudouridine synthase; the encoded protein is MQYQFKVKKSERGVTIENFLHGKLENWSHKKIKQAIDKKRVFVNGRQVFISKWNLKPNDRVEFRPEKADYPSLPALSKYHFVKVLHEDPYLLACDKPPFVDYDSYVAQVNAYLKRTSPQKKFYPYLGQMHRLDKETSGVIIFTKKKMANILADQFRGRRIRKIYLAVVEGRVEREEGVIRGAIEKGRFEGGKKGRISREGKESVTLFRVKERYDDATLLEVRLGTGRTHQIRIHMSEMGYPVVGDKLYRGADKIPNSNPPEADQIPKEKSSIVNRQSSIKRQALHAWRIEFEHPVTRKWLKITAPIPEDMGRLIDKLRTGSQGC